Proteins encoded together in one Cicer arietinum cultivar CDC Frontier isolate Library 1 chromosome 4, Cicar.CDCFrontier_v2.0, whole genome shotgun sequence window:
- the LOC101498844 gene encoding non-structural maintenance of chromosomes element 4 homolog A-like, producing MVRKDNNNEEEEEEEEEQVSRRVKRERLSENNAASDHQDTTSRRIIRSEFLKLKSIINEKKDDLINSDSDKFESILNEFDKLHDQVKKPREQVADAEALLDLTRSLLGSVKSLVNEGVTPSQFVSSLLKHYAHPPNDSIDWQKLGISVSPIFLTVHGSSTMLGPMENQLKQRKTAVPRKRAALPSTITARPEQLDETEGGEKTDTDKNMSIMFDILRNKKKVQLEHMILNRVSFAQTVENLFALSFLVKDGRAEISMDDKRLHYVSPKNAPAANSVMSKEVTYTHFVFRYDYNDWKIMKDIVPDGKELMPHRGQYSTVANPEAEMKADHSPPALAVTPIRKLSRNRGRVLQEESIVEETPDCDKETTSRAAAIRRCKRKIY from the exons ATGGTGCGCAAAGACAACAACAacgaggaggaggaggaggaggaagaGGAACAAGTTTCACGACGCGTGAAAAGAGAACGCCTCAGTGAAAACAACGCCGCCTCTGATCATCAGGACACCACCAGTCGTAGAATCATCCGCTCCGAGTTTCTCAAACTCAAGTCTATCATCAATg AGAAAAAGGATGATTTAATTAACAGTGATTCTGACAAGTTCGAATCAATCCTCAACGAGTTCGACAAGTTACACGACCAAGTTAAGAAACCCCGAGAGCAAGTTGCTGATGCCGAAGCTCTTCTCGATCTCACACGCTCTTTGCTTGGATCCGTTAAGTCTCTGGTCAACGAAGGAGTCACTCCTTCTCAGTTTGTTTCATCTCTTCTCAAACATTATGCACACCCACCCAACGATTCTATTGACTGGCAAAAACTCGGCATTTCTGTTTCTCCCATTTTCCTCACGGTTCATGGCTCTTCTACCAT GCTTGGTCCCATGGAAAATCAGTTGAAACAGCGCAAAACGGCAGTGCCTAGAAAGCGTGCTGCTCTTCCTTCAACTATAACTGCTAGGCCTGAACAG CTTGATGAGACTGAGGGAGGGGAAAAAACTGATACTGACAAAAACATGTCAATCATGTTTGACATATTAAGGAATAAGAAAAAGGTCCAACTTGAACACATGATTTTGAACAGAGTTTCTTTTGCTCAGACAGTGGAAAACTTGTTTGCCCTCTCATTCTTAGTCAAAGATGGTCGTGCTGAAATCAGTATGGATGATAAGCGTTTACACTATGTTT CACCTAAAAATGCTCCTGCTGCCAATTCTGTAATGTCAAAAGAAGTTACTTATACTCATTTTGTCTTCAGATATGATTACAACGATTGGAAG ATAATGAAGGATATTGTGCCTGATGGCAAAGAGCTAATGCCACATAGGGGTCAATACAGCACTGTGGCTAACCCTGAGGCAGAGATGAAAGCTGACCATTCCCCACCAGCTTTGGCTGTGACTCCTATCAGGAAGCTATCCCGGAACCGAGGGCGGGTTCTGCAGGAGGAAAGCATTGTGGAAGAAACTCCTGATTGTGACAAGGAAACTACTTCTAGAGCTGCTGCAATCCGAAGGTGTAAACGTAAAATCTATTAA
- the LOC101495119 gene encoding AP2/ERF and B3 domain-containing transcription factor At1g50680-like: MINSNSDVNGGYETSHSSNQINYSTKRARHEVEVGRCEKFKGVVPQPNGNWGAQIYAKHQRIWLGTFKSEIEAAMAYDSATIKLRSGESHRNFPWNNQTVQEPLFQSHYSLQIVLNMIRNGTYQSIFSTFLNTQNQSHFTNNGNLGVKGEEEFSCTKLFQKELTPSDVGKLNRLVIPKKHALTYFPCVCGNNVKNDEECNYDVEVAFYDKLMRLWKFRYCYWKSSQSYVFTRGWNRFVKDKKLNAKDTIVFYLCEPINFTKGGERQVFSMIDVIYNNDGDRILRHSIENKRDVDVKHILGKRLVYNEIDDDVDDQHDRDTIDLNVFHSTYINSPRGLRLFGVSIN; encoded by the coding sequence ATGATTAATTCAAACTCTGATGTTAATGGAGGCTATGAAACTTCacattctagtaatcaaattaattattctaCAAAACGTGCAAGGCATGAAGTAGAGGTTGGGAGGTGTGAAAAGTTCAAAGGTGTTGTGCCTCAACCAAACGGGAATTGGGGCGCACAAATATATGCAAAGCACCAAAGAATATGGTTAGGGACATTCAAATCTGAAATAGAGGCTGCAATGGCTTATGATAGTGCCACCATCAAGCTTAGAAGTGGAGAAAGCCACAGAAACTTTCCATGGAATAATCAAACAGTACAAGAACCTCTATTTCAAAGCCATTATAGTTTACAAATTGTGTTGAACATGATTAGAAATGGAACCTACCAATCTATATTTTCCACATTTCTTAACACTCAAAACCAAAGCCACTTTACAAATAATGGGAATTTAGGAGTGAAAGGTGAAGAAGAGTTTTCTTGCACAAAACTTTTCCAAAAAGAATTAACACCTAGTGATGTTGGCAAACTTAACAGGCTTGTTATCCCCAAAAAACATGCACTTACCTATTTTCCTTGTGTTTGTGgaaacaatgtaaaaaatgATGAAGAGTGTAATTATGACGTGGAGGTTGCATTTTATGACAAACTCATGCGATTGTGGAAGTTTCGTTATTGTTATTGGAAGAGTAGTCAGAGCTACGTGTTCACTAGAGGATGGAATCGGTTTGTGAAAGATAAGAAACTAAATGCCAAAGACACCATTGTGTTTTATTTGTGTGAGCCTATAAATTTCACAAAAGGAGGAGAGAGACAAGTGTTTTCCATGATTGATGTAATCTATAATAATGATGGTGATAGAATATTAAGACATTCTATTGAAAATAAGAGAGATGTGGATGTCAAACATATTTTGGGAAAAAGATTAGTTTACAATGAAATAGATGATGACGTGGATGATCAACACGATCGAGATACAATAGATTTAAATGTGTTTCATTCCACATATATTAATTCACCTAGAGGTTTAAGGCTATTTGGTGTAAGTATTAACTGA
- the LOC101499163 gene encoding protein NRT1/ PTR FAMILY 7.1-like isoform X3: MFSLIGAFLSDSYWGRYLTCTIFQLFFVLGLALSTLSSWRFLINPSGCGDEHTPCKPTSSIGVYIFYLSIYLVAFGYGGHQPTLATFGADQYDEKNPKERGLKVAFFCYFYFSLNLGSLFSNTVLVYYEDTGKWTMGFFVSLISAVVALLCFLSGSPRYRYFKPSGNPVARIAQVFTIVVRKWNVVPAKPDKLFEVNGSKSAIKGCRKILHSDDLKFMDKAATITENDDENSRNNPWRLCTVTQVEETKCILRMLPVWLCTITYSIVFTQMASLFVEQGDAMNSRIGEFRLPAASMSAFDICSVLVFTGVYRQILVPVVGRLSGNPKGLTELQRMGIGLIFGMLSMVASGMTEIARLRHIIPGQKSSSMSIFYQIPQYVLVGASEVFMYVGQLEFFNGQAPDGLKSFGSSLCMASMSLGNYMSSMLVNVIMRITARGHDKGWIPDNLNTGHMDRFFFLLAGIVAFDFVLYLFCAKWYKSISVEGGQEELVDDVNCKV; encoded by the exons ATGTTCTCATTGATTGGAGCATTTCTCAGTGACTCTTATTGGGGTCGTTACTTAACTTGCACAATCTTTCAACTCTTCTTTGTTCTG GGGTTGGCACTGTCTACTTTGTCATCATGGCGTTTCTTGATTAACCCAAGTGGTTGTGGTGATGAACACACTCCTTGTAAACCAACATCATCAATTGGAGTATACATTTTCTACTTGTCTATATATTTAGTTGCATTTGGTTATGGAGGACATCAACCAACTTTAGCAACATTTGGTGCTGACCAATATGATGAGAAAAATCCAAAAGAGAGGGGTTTAAAAGTAGCtttcttttgttatttttacTTTTCACTCAATCTTGGATCTTTGTTCTCCAATACTGTGTTAGTGTATTATGAGGATACAGGGAAGTGGACAATGGGTTTCTTTGTATCATTGATCTCTGCTGTGGTAGCACTTTTGTGTTTCTTATCAGGATCTCCAAGATATAGATATTTTAAGCCATCAGGAAACCCTGTGGCAAGGATTGCACAGGTATTTACCATTGTTGTTAGGAAATGGAATGTTGTTCCTGCTAAGCCAGACAAACTTTTTGAGGTCAATGGCTCCAAATCTGCCATAAAAGGTTGTAGAAAAATCCTGCACAGTGATGATTTGAA ATTCATGGACAAAGCAGCAACAATTACAGAGAATGATGATGAGAATAGTAGAAACAATCCATGGAGGCTTTGCACTGTGACACAAGTTGAGGAAACGAAATGCATTTTAAGAATGCTACCAGTTTGGCTATGCACTATAACATACTCAATTGTATTTACACAAATGGCTTCACTATTTGTTGAGCAAGGAGATGCAATGAACTCCAGAATAGGAGAATTTCGTTTACCAGCAGCAAGTATGTCTGCATTTGATATCTGTAGTGTCCTTGTATTCACAGGAGTTTATCGCCAAATCCTTGTTCCAGTAGTTGGAAGATTGAGTGGTAATCCAAAAGGACTTACTGAGCTTCAAAGAATGGGAATTGGCTTAATATTTGGAATGTTGTCAATGGTTGCATCAg GTATGACAGAGATTGCAAGGCTGAGACATATTATTCCAGGACAAAAGAGTAGTTCAATGAGCATATTCTATCAAATTCCACAGTATGTTTTGGTTGGTGCTTCAGAGGTTTTCATGTATGTTGGTCAATTGGAGTTCTTTAATGGACAAGCTCCAGATGGTTTAAAAAGTTTTGGGAGTTCACTTTGTATGGCTTCAATGTCACTTGGAAACTATATGAGTAGCATGCTGGTGAACGTGATTATGAGAATCACTGCAAGAGGACATGACAAAGGTTGGATTCCAGATAACCTTAACACAGGACACATGGATAGGTTTTTCTTCCTACTTGCAGGAATAGTTgcttttgattttgtgttataCTTGTTCTGTGCTAAATGGTACAAGAGTATCAGTGTTGAGGGTGGTCAAGAGGAGCTAGTTGATGATGTTAATTGTAAAGTTTGA
- the LOC101499163 gene encoding protein NRT1/ PTR FAMILY 7.1-like isoform X1, with protein MHQPKVMERNENHIEEAVMEKIDIMNEKKRGGTKAATLLLVNQALATLAFYGVGVNLVLFLTRVLGQDNAEAANNVSKWTGTVYMFSLIGAFLSDSYWGRYLTCTIFQLFFVLGLALSTLSSWRFLINPSGCGDEHTPCKPTSSIGVYIFYLSIYLVAFGYGGHQPTLATFGADQYDEKNPKERGLKVAFFCYFYFSLNLGSLFSNTVLVYYEDTGKWTMGFFVSLISAVVALLCFLSGSPRYRYFKPSGNPVARIAQVFTIVVRKWNVVPAKPDKLFEVNGSKSAIKGCRKILHSDDLKFMDKAATITENDDENSRNNPWRLCTVTQVEETKCILRMLPVWLCTITYSIVFTQMASLFVEQGDAMNSRIGEFRLPAASMSAFDICSVLVFTGVYRQILVPVVGRLSGNPKGLTELQRMGIGLIFGMLSMVASGMTEIARLRHIIPGQKSSSMSIFYQIPQYVLVGASEVFMYVGQLEFFNGQAPDGLKSFGSSLCMASMSLGNYMSSMLVNVIMRITARGHDKGWIPDNLNTGHMDRFFFLLAGIVAFDFVLYLFCAKWYKSISVEGGQEELVDDVNCKV; from the exons atgcaCCAACCTAAG GTAATGGAAAGAAATGAAAATCACATAGAAGAGGCAGTTATGGAAAAAATTGACATAATGAATGAGAAGAAAAGAGGAGGCACAAAAGCTGCAACCCTGTTGCTTG TGAATCAGGCATTAGCTACTTTAGCTTTCTATGGAGTTGGTGTGAACTTGGTTCTGTTCCTCACTAGAGTTCTTGGTCAAGACAATGCTGAAGCTGCTAATAATGTGAGCAAATGGACAGGAACAGTTTACATGTTCTCATTGATTGGAGCATTTCTCAGTGACTCTTATTGGGGTCGTTACTTAACTTGCACAATCTTTCAACTCTTCTTTGTTCTG GGGTTGGCACTGTCTACTTTGTCATCATGGCGTTTCTTGATTAACCCAAGTGGTTGTGGTGATGAACACACTCCTTGTAAACCAACATCATCAATTGGAGTATACATTTTCTACTTGTCTATATATTTAGTTGCATTTGGTTATGGAGGACATCAACCAACTTTAGCAACATTTGGTGCTGACCAATATGATGAGAAAAATCCAAAAGAGAGGGGTTTAAAAGTAGCtttcttttgttatttttacTTTTCACTCAATCTTGGATCTTTGTTCTCCAATACTGTGTTAGTGTATTATGAGGATACAGGGAAGTGGACAATGGGTTTCTTTGTATCATTGATCTCTGCTGTGGTAGCACTTTTGTGTTTCTTATCAGGATCTCCAAGATATAGATATTTTAAGCCATCAGGAAACCCTGTGGCAAGGATTGCACAGGTATTTACCATTGTTGTTAGGAAATGGAATGTTGTTCCTGCTAAGCCAGACAAACTTTTTGAGGTCAATGGCTCCAAATCTGCCATAAAAGGTTGTAGAAAAATCCTGCACAGTGATGATTTGAA ATTCATGGACAAAGCAGCAACAATTACAGAGAATGATGATGAGAATAGTAGAAACAATCCATGGAGGCTTTGCACTGTGACACAAGTTGAGGAAACGAAATGCATTTTAAGAATGCTACCAGTTTGGCTATGCACTATAACATACTCAATTGTATTTACACAAATGGCTTCACTATTTGTTGAGCAAGGAGATGCAATGAACTCCAGAATAGGAGAATTTCGTTTACCAGCAGCAAGTATGTCTGCATTTGATATCTGTAGTGTCCTTGTATTCACAGGAGTTTATCGCCAAATCCTTGTTCCAGTAGTTGGAAGATTGAGTGGTAATCCAAAAGGACTTACTGAGCTTCAAAGAATGGGAATTGGCTTAATATTTGGAATGTTGTCAATGGTTGCATCAg GTATGACAGAGATTGCAAGGCTGAGACATATTATTCCAGGACAAAAGAGTAGTTCAATGAGCATATTCTATCAAATTCCACAGTATGTTTTGGTTGGTGCTTCAGAGGTTTTCATGTATGTTGGTCAATTGGAGTTCTTTAATGGACAAGCTCCAGATGGTTTAAAAAGTTTTGGGAGTTCACTTTGTATGGCTTCAATGTCACTTGGAAACTATATGAGTAGCATGCTGGTGAACGTGATTATGAGAATCACTGCAAGAGGACATGACAAAGGTTGGATTCCAGATAACCTTAACACAGGACACATGGATAGGTTTTTCTTCCTACTTGCAGGAATAGTTgcttttgattttgtgttataCTTGTTCTGTGCTAAATGGTACAAGAGTATCAGTGTTGAGGGTGGTCAAGAGGAGCTAGTTGATGATGTTAATTGTAAAGTTTGA
- the LOC101499163 gene encoding protein NRT1/ PTR FAMILY 7.1-like isoform X2 — MRRKEEAQKLQPCCLALATLAFYGVGVNLVLFLTRVLGQDNAEAANNVSKWTGTVYMFSLIGAFLSDSYWGRYLTCTIFQLFFVLGLALSTLSSWRFLINPSGCGDEHTPCKPTSSIGVYIFYLSIYLVAFGYGGHQPTLATFGADQYDEKNPKERGLKVAFFCYFYFSLNLGSLFSNTVLVYYEDTGKWTMGFFVSLISAVVALLCFLSGSPRYRYFKPSGNPVARIAQVFTIVVRKWNVVPAKPDKLFEVNGSKSAIKGCRKILHSDDLKFMDKAATITENDDENSRNNPWRLCTVTQVEETKCILRMLPVWLCTITYSIVFTQMASLFVEQGDAMNSRIGEFRLPAASMSAFDICSVLVFTGVYRQILVPVVGRLSGNPKGLTELQRMGIGLIFGMLSMVASGMTEIARLRHIIPGQKSSSMSIFYQIPQYVLVGASEVFMYVGQLEFFNGQAPDGLKSFGSSLCMASMSLGNYMSSMLVNVIMRITARGHDKGWIPDNLNTGHMDRFFFLLAGIVAFDFVLYLFCAKWYKSISVEGGQEELVDDVNCKV, encoded by the exons ATGAGAAGAAAAGAGGAGGCACAAAAGCTGCAACCCTGTTGCTTG GCATTAGCTACTTTAGCTTTCTATGGAGTTGGTGTGAACTTGGTTCTGTTCCTCACTAGAGTTCTTGGTCAAGACAATGCTGAAGCTGCTAATAATGTGAGCAAATGGACAGGAACAGTTTACATGTTCTCATTGATTGGAGCATTTCTCAGTGACTCTTATTGGGGTCGTTACTTAACTTGCACAATCTTTCAACTCTTCTTTGTTCTG GGGTTGGCACTGTCTACTTTGTCATCATGGCGTTTCTTGATTAACCCAAGTGGTTGTGGTGATGAACACACTCCTTGTAAACCAACATCATCAATTGGAGTATACATTTTCTACTTGTCTATATATTTAGTTGCATTTGGTTATGGAGGACATCAACCAACTTTAGCAACATTTGGTGCTGACCAATATGATGAGAAAAATCCAAAAGAGAGGGGTTTAAAAGTAGCtttcttttgttatttttacTTTTCACTCAATCTTGGATCTTTGTTCTCCAATACTGTGTTAGTGTATTATGAGGATACAGGGAAGTGGACAATGGGTTTCTTTGTATCATTGATCTCTGCTGTGGTAGCACTTTTGTGTTTCTTATCAGGATCTCCAAGATATAGATATTTTAAGCCATCAGGAAACCCTGTGGCAAGGATTGCACAGGTATTTACCATTGTTGTTAGGAAATGGAATGTTGTTCCTGCTAAGCCAGACAAACTTTTTGAGGTCAATGGCTCCAAATCTGCCATAAAAGGTTGTAGAAAAATCCTGCACAGTGATGATTTGAA ATTCATGGACAAAGCAGCAACAATTACAGAGAATGATGATGAGAATAGTAGAAACAATCCATGGAGGCTTTGCACTGTGACACAAGTTGAGGAAACGAAATGCATTTTAAGAATGCTACCAGTTTGGCTATGCACTATAACATACTCAATTGTATTTACACAAATGGCTTCACTATTTGTTGAGCAAGGAGATGCAATGAACTCCAGAATAGGAGAATTTCGTTTACCAGCAGCAAGTATGTCTGCATTTGATATCTGTAGTGTCCTTGTATTCACAGGAGTTTATCGCCAAATCCTTGTTCCAGTAGTTGGAAGATTGAGTGGTAATCCAAAAGGACTTACTGAGCTTCAAAGAATGGGAATTGGCTTAATATTTGGAATGTTGTCAATGGTTGCATCAg GTATGACAGAGATTGCAAGGCTGAGACATATTATTCCAGGACAAAAGAGTAGTTCAATGAGCATATTCTATCAAATTCCACAGTATGTTTTGGTTGGTGCTTCAGAGGTTTTCATGTATGTTGGTCAATTGGAGTTCTTTAATGGACAAGCTCCAGATGGTTTAAAAAGTTTTGGGAGTTCACTTTGTATGGCTTCAATGTCACTTGGAAACTATATGAGTAGCATGCTGGTGAACGTGATTATGAGAATCACTGCAAGAGGACATGACAAAGGTTGGATTCCAGATAACCTTAACACAGGACACATGGATAGGTTTTTCTTCCTACTTGCAGGAATAGTTgcttttgattttgtgttataCTTGTTCTGTGCTAAATGGTACAAGAGTATCAGTGTTGAGGGTGGTCAAGAGGAGCTAGTTGATGATGTTAATTGTAAAGTTTGA